The Sporosarcina sp. Marseille-Q4943 genome includes the window AAGTCTTTATAACCAGCATTTACCGTTACATTTTGTAATCCATCTAGATTAGTAGTAACAGTAACTTTATACTCGCTGTCAGATACTTTTTCAATTTTAGACACATCGTAGCCAGATACTGTTAAGTTATTAACATCAATAACACCTTGAGTTGTTGGTAATACTACATCTTTAGTGAACTTAACATTAAACGTTTTAGCACCAGTTTGAGTTACATTAGAAACTGTTGGTTTAATACCATCAACTTGTTGCTTCACGACTGTTACAGTAGCTGGGTTTGGAGTTAGAAGGTTACCAGCTTGGTCTTGAAGACCGATAAATGTAATAGTGATTTGTTTGTTAACTTCTACTGAATCACTAGATAGGTCAACAATTACTGATGTAGCACCAGCATCCACAGTTACAGAAGCTCCAGTTACAGTTGTACCGTCAGCATATTTTAATGTAGCACCAGAATAAGCTTTAACTGGTTCCGAGAAGTTAATTTTTACTTTGTTGGCAGAAATTTGTTCTGTACCAGTGATTGTTGGAGCCTTTTCATCAGCTGCGATTGTAACCATTTTCTCATACTTTACGATGTCTTTTCCGTTGTATGATTTCAAGCCGTCAATAACAACATCGTAACGTTTCGAAAGTACGTTTGCCGCTGTGATCGTAAGTGTTTTTCCATCATTCGACAACTCACCCGCAAGATCTCCCGGCTGTACATTGTCAAGTGATGTTAGTGATACAACATTAGCTTTAAACTCTCCGCTTTTACCATCTGCAAACAATGTTGCTTTATCAACTGGAAGGTTGAATTTGACTTCAACTTGTGTAGCGTTAATTCCTTCAACGGATGCAACTTCAAGGTTAGCTGGCTCAGCAACTACAACCGTAACTACAAGTTCCTCAGCGTTGTTTCCTGCTGCGTCAACCGCGCTGTAAGTCACTTTGTAAGTACCAGGTACTTTAGTGTCGATAGCAGTTAGTCTTTCACCAGCTTCGTTTGTGATAACTGAAGTGACTTCGATTTCTTCGTCAACGTTGTCAGTTGCAGTTACTTTTGGAGCTGTGAATTCTGCACCGTATTCTACGTTAAGCGTTTTTTCGCCATCGTAAACTAGTTTTGGTGCTTCAGTGTCTACTTCTGCTTCTAGCTCAACGATAGAAGTTTTGTAGAGGAATGAAGCGAATTGACCGCGTGTTGTTGTGTTTTTAGGGTTGAATTGCGGTGCAACTGGGTTCGTGATGTCGAAGTAGTCTAGTACGTCGATGTACGGACGAGCTTCTGCTTTTGCTTTTGCAAGGTCAGTTACATCTTTGTCGAATTCTGTTTCTTTTACTAGAGTTACTAGGTCTGTTTTATGGATAGCGTCGTATGCTCTTACAAGAACGATTGCCATGTTTTCACGTGTGATATCGTATCCTGCACCGAGTGTGCCATCTGGATAACCGTTAAATACGCCATTGTCTTTTACTAGTGCAGCGTATTTAAGAAGTTCGTCGTTTGTTTTAGACGTGTGATCTTTGAAACGTGGGTTAGTCTTGTAATCTGTTGGCACTTCATAGCCTAGTGATACAAGCCATTTACCCATCATTTTGACAACGTCAGAGCGAGTCAATGTTTTATTCGGTTGGAATGTACCGTCAGTATAGCCGTTGATAACTCCAGCCTCTACTAATGCATTGATAGCTGGTGCGTGTGTGCTGTCTTCTTTCACATCAGTAAATTGTGCTGCGCTAGCCACTGGTGCTACTGCTGTTGCTACTAATGCTGCTGAAGCTGCACCGATCATGAAATTACGATATTTTTTTGGTTGGTTGTTACCCATAAATATATTTCCTCCTCTGAGATGAACTAAATAATTGAGAGCACTGCATCCCATATACATATACCCTCGACTCACATTATTAATCATATTTTTATAAAATGATAGAGGAATTAATTGGATATAAAACCAAAATATCATCCTAACACTTGATATAGAGGGATTTTATCCACCTAAAATTTTTTTTAAAAGAATAGAAGAATCCTGTAATGACAACAATAAATTGAATCTTTTAAACTAATTTTACCCATTTTTTACCTCTTTTACAGGCTTGCTAGATAAGAAATCCAAGAGTAGATTTTTGAACAAACTATGTCCGTTAAAAGAGTACTATTTTCCCCTATTTTTTGTTGGCCTTTTTCAGGAACTGTTGATAAATCGGTTTCAAAGATTTCGGTGTCAACTCGATATCATTTTCATGCGCATACTTAATTGCATGTCCTAACGCGATTGTCATTGCACCGGCTACACTTGCTCCCGCGACCATGCCGGCACCAGGAACTAACTTCACGATTTGCCTAAAAACCGTCTTTCCTATATTTCCGACAATCGTCGCGATAATTAATTCTTTTGCATTATCTTTTGAAATTGGTTTGCCGTACAAGGTTGAGAGTTTCAACATGAGACTGACTTGCAATGCAGTTAACGGTACGAAGTCGGATCCAGGGATCGGAACGGCTCCGATTGTAGCAGCGGATGCTCCTGCTGCAAGGATCCAACGATTGGCGACCGCAGATTTATCGGCCATGTTTGCGGCCATTAATATATCTTTTTTTTTGGTTTCCAATAATGTGAGCACTTCTTTTTGCAACATGCCGATATTTTCCCCCGTCCGGGAGGAAATCGGTGTGACAGGATATTCGTAACCTGTATGGTCTTGCACATATTTCACGAGGCTCGGTATGTCCTCAGCGGCATCTATTTTGTTCAATACAAGAATGATATCTTTGTTCACTTTAGCGATCTTCTTTAATGATTTGAGTTCCGTATCTGATAATACCGTCCCTGCCGCATTTAAAAAGAATAAGACCAAATCCGCCTGCTTATAAAATTTCATCGTTTCTTCGGAATGATCACTATAAATATCGTCCAGTCCAGGTGTATCGACGAAGATGATCTTTTCTTTATAACTGAATCTCTTAATTTCCTGCGTTTCTCCTGGCTTCGCACCGACTTGCGCCACCTCATCTCCCATTAGACGATTGATCGTCGAAGATTTGCCGGCATTCACATCACCAATCATGGCGATCAGTATTTCACTTTCCAATTGTTCGTTGATTTCCGATGATTTCTCTTCGAAGATTTTGTCAAACTGCTCGTCCGACATCCATCGTTGACTCATCTGGATCACCTTCCTCACTTTTCATCTACTTACTTATACGGATAGTATGGCTATAAGATTCATTTACTTATTCACTACCCTATCTGACAGTTAATGAAAATTGAGAAATCAAAAAACCTGTACCTCCGCAGAGATACAGGTTCTAATTCTAAAATATCTTCTTTCGATCTCTTTCTTCCATTAGAATCTGGACAGATTCGCGGAACCGCAAGGAATGGACATTCTCCCTTTCCCGGAGGAATCTCAGTGCATCGGTTAACCCCGGGTCATCTGAAAGGTCAATGAGCCATTGGTATGTCGCCCGCGCTTTCTCTTCCGCAGCAATATCCTCATACAAATCAGCGATCGGATCGCCTTTCGCTTGAATGTATGTCGATGTGAATGGGACGCCGTTCGCATTCTCATAGAAAAGTGCATGGCCGTGGTTAGCGAAATGCCCTGCTAGGCCGGCCTCTTCCAATTGTTGTGGTGTGGCATCTTTCGTTAGTTTATATATCATCGTTGCTAGCATTTCCAAGTGGGAGAACTCTTCAGTAGCAATGTCATTCAACACGCCGATCACTTTGTCAGGAACGGTGTACCGCTGATTCATATAGCGTAGGGCTGCTGCGAGCTCGCCGTCCGCTCCGCCGTATTGCTCCATGATATACCTAGCCAATTTCGGATTACACGTCGTCACTTCAACTGGATATAAAAGCTTTTTTTCATAGACCCACATTCAGTCTCCCCCTTTCACTTTTGCCATGGCCACGGTGGTTGATTCCAACGCCAGCCTGATTCGATTGCCTGTTCGGAAGGTATGGAATAGAGTGAAAGGGGTCCGTATCGATTTTCATATTGACGTCTGAGGCGGGCGGCCTCTTTAATGGCTGCTCTCCATTGGTCCAATGCTTCTTGGTCATCGGGATGCGTATTCGTGTACAGCGTCAGTTCGACGACGACAAAATCGGCCTCCTGCACGCGTTGCATCATTTGACGTTCTTCATCGAATGCATTCACGAAATACCCTCCTCCCGAGAAAATCCATCTGCAAGTATCGGCCAAAGTGTTCCATGGCGGAGCGCCTGCTCGGGTGTGAACTGTGGCAGTCCTGGTGGTTGAAAATTGATGAACAGTTGAGGTGGCAGTACAAACTTCTTCACCCTAATGGGCGGACACGGGTCAAGGGGGGAAATCCATGGTTTGAAGCTTCCCCGGTATGACGGTCGTTCCAAATCTCATCACTCCTCAAGCTATGTTATGCAAGAGGATATGAATTGATTCATTCGTCCAAGTGATGACAAGCATTTTACTAGATTTCTTCTAGTAATTTCTCGAACCATTTTGTACATTGATAGGTTTTATCCCAATCAGGATCCTTGTCATCAACTCCCCAGCAAGCATACAAAGTCGACATCGAAACGGCAGCTTTTAACAGTTTTTCGCGGTCCAAGTCCAAAGAATCACTGAGCAGGTCCACTCGCTTCTTCAACAATACTTCTGGATTCGGCTTTGTGAATAGGTGATTGATGAGGAATGAAACGACGTCAAAGTACGGACTGCCGGCAACACCTTTCGGATCGATCGCAAGCCAGCCTCTTTCGCTTGAAAATAATATATTCTCATGGTGCAGGTCGCCATGCAGCAGTTCGTTGTCTGCTGATGAATGCTGAATTTCATGCAAGTAGTCATTTGCCGTCTTGACCCATTCATTTGGAATCGGACCGTCGTTTTCTTTGAAATTGCCCTGATATTTCGTAAATGCAGTTGCCCAGTCAAGGACCGTTGGAAAGTCGCCGTCTATCGGCAACGGTCGTCGAATTTGTTTCCAAACGTGACAAAAGTTTTGAATGACAACTTCTTCGTCTGTTTCTGTACTAAGCATTGTTCCGGGTTGCAGCTTTTCGAGTAGCATAGCCCCCTGTTCGGCATCAGCTTTTACGAGCACCGCACACCCTTGTCCGTCGTAGTGCTGCACTGTCCGAATTTCGTTTGTAAAATCGAATCCCGGCACTCCCATCTTCAATATGTATGGGTCGTTGTTTTGGTCGGTAACGTGTACGACGTAGTTATAGGAAAGATTCGTGACGGGGCTTTCCAGTGTCAAACCCCAGTTTTCCGCAATGCTGTTCACTTTGCACTCCAACGATTGTAACCACACATCCCCTTGCTCTCCAAAACAGTTGATGATTTTTTCTTGAAATGAAATAGGTATGTTCATGTAGGTTATCTACTTTCATTTAAAAATAGCTCAAGGATTTTTGTGTAAATTACCGGTTGCTCACTATGCACTAAGTGTCCCGCATACGGTACGACGGCAATACGGATCTTCTCGTTTTGTTTTGGATAGAGGGTTGTACCAAGCAATTCATGCTCCTTTTCCTCACCGACTATAAGAAGCGTCCTGCAACGAAGCTCTTCTACAGTTTCAGTCTCGTGAAATGGATACCAATCTTGCTCGATTGATTTCCTCAAAAAATCCTTCCAGTCTGACTGATGGATTGAATTAAAGTATTGAACTGCCTCCACGTTTTCTAATATTCCGTATTGCATTGCCATATCAGCTTTTCTTAATTCATTCCAATTAACTGGTTTCTGAGGCATGATGCCCGATAA containing:
- a CDS encoding S-layer homology domain-containing protein, with protein sequence MGNNQPKKYRNFMIGAASAALVATAVAPVASAAQFTDVKEDSTHAPAINALVEAGVINGYTDGTFQPNKTLTRSDVVKMMGKWLVSLGYEVPTDYKTNPRFKDHTSKTNDELLKYAALVKDNGVFNGYPDGTLGAGYDITRENMAIVLVRAYDAIHKTDLVTLVKETEFDKDVTDLAKAKAEARPYIDVLDYFDITNPVAPQFNPKNTTTRGQFASFLYKTSIVELEAEVDTEAPKLVYDGEKTLNVEYGAEFTAPKVTATDNVDEEIEVTSVITNEAGERLTAIDTKVPGTYKVTYSAVDAAGNNAEELVVTVVVAEPANLEVASVEGINATQVEVKFNLPVDKATLFADGKSGEFKANVVSLTSLDNVQPGDLAGELSNDGKTLTITAANVLSKRYDVVIDGLKSYNGKDIVKYEKMVTIAADEKAPTITGTEQISANKVKINFSEPVKAYSGATLKYADGTTVTGASVTVDAGATSVIVDLSSDSVEVNKQITITFIGLQDQAGNLLTPNPATVTVVKQQVDGIKPTVSNVTQTGAKTFNVKFTKDVVLPTTQGVIDVNNLTVSGYDVSKIEKVSDSEYKVTVTTNLDGLQNVTVNAGYKDLAGQTGEAITKVVTFVKDAAAPKATSVKVVNVDGVEYLELNFDKDVTEGDITVSGSYTKDYVTTPVGSKTVAATYASTSNKKVVRTPLNGFASVEGGVYTLDVVSSTVNSLSGIAFDKTSTSFTRGKDVASNKTKLAAPVITQSSNDTVTVTFTGQVDGASATDVANYKVDGAEVESATLGTFDAEANKQVVTLKLKADSNKFTGTRNISVQNVKALGSSVTMDKYIENTVSLTENVRPTVTKAVLTANNEITLTFSENVYDATNEAAADFELYIGENKVTATTLATENVAKDGAKNTLKLTVSGTALTAADIAKGLTVKAASTIDVKDEKDNALNFTSVTVSQ
- a CDS encoding alpha/beta fold hydrolase — protein: MILHTSVYGEGHPVIFLHTGLQTGETDFVYQRKQLQETYKVVLPDLRGHGKSMIEELDIHSYFEDTANDLLETMLHLNIQQAHIVGCSLGALVGLVFAKRFPDYVKSLTLSGIMPQKPVNWNELRKADMAMQYGILENVEAVQYFNSIHQSDWKDFLRKSIEQDWYPFHETETVEELRCRTLLIVGEEKEHELLGTTLYPKQNEKIRIAVVPYAGHLVHSEQPVIYTKILELFLNESR
- a CDS encoding spore coat protein CotJB gives rise to the protein MNAFDEERQMMQRVQEADFVVVELTLYTNTHPDDQEALDQWRAAIKEAARLRRQYENRYGPLSLYSIPSEQAIESGWRWNQPPWPWQK
- a CDS encoding manganese catalase family protein, encoding MWVYEKKLLYPVEVTTCNPKLARYIMEQYGGADGELAAALRYMNQRYTVPDKVIGVLNDIATEEFSHLEMLATMIYKLTKDATPQQLEEAGLAGHFANHGHALFYENANGVPFTSTYIQAKGDPIADLYEDIAAEEKARATYQWLIDLSDDPGLTDALRFLRERENVHSLRFRESVQILMEERDRKKIF
- a CDS encoding spore coat associated protein CotJA, whose product is MERPSYRGSFKPWISPLDPCPPIRVKKFVLPPQLFINFQPPGLPQFTPEQALRHGTLWPILADGFSREEGIS
- a CDS encoding GTPase yields the protein MSQRWMSDEQFDKIFEEKSSEINEQLESEILIAMIGDVNAGKSSTINRLMGDEVAQVGAKPGETQEIKRFSYKEKIIFVDTPGLDDIYSDHSEETMKFYKQADLVLFFLNAAGTVLSDTELKSLKKIAKVNKDIILVLNKIDAAEDIPSLVKYVQDHTGYEYPVTPISSRTGENIGMLQKEVLTLLETKKKDILMAANMADKSAVANRWILAAGASAATIGAVPIPGSDFVPLTALQVSLMLKLSTLYGKPISKDNAKELIIATIVGNIGKTVFRQIVKLVPGAGMVAGASVAGAMTIALGHAIKYAHENDIELTPKSLKPIYQQFLKKANKK
- a CDS encoding aminoglycoside phosphotransferase family protein; the protein is MNIPISFQEKIINCFGEQGDVWLQSLECKVNSIAENWGLTLESPVTNLSYNYVVHVTDQNNDPYILKMGVPGFDFTNEIRTVQHYDGQGCAVLVKADAEQGAMLLEKLQPGTMLSTETDEEVVIQNFCHVWKQIRRPLPIDGDFPTVLDWATAFTKYQGNFKENDGPIPNEWVKTANDYLHEIQHSSADNELLHGDLHHENILFSSERGWLAIDPKGVAGSPYFDVVSFLINHLFTKPNPEVLLKKRVDLLSDSLDLDREKLLKAAVSMSTLYACWGVDDKDPDWDKTYQCTKWFEKLLEEI